The following coding sequences lie in one Cannabis sativa cultivar Pink pepper isolate KNU-18-1 chromosome 5, ASM2916894v1, whole genome shotgun sequence genomic window:
- the LOC115715909 gene encoding putative disease resistance protein RGA1, with translation MAAAAVISVVVQLLGSLPLEMIIKEVSLLNNVQTRVENSKRKLRSIKAVLQDADNRRWSTNSSQSVKLWLEMLEDDSQEILNVLDRWNTLILRSQIEKDIELLEFGKQSSKVSRFIFSSSSSCFCYFPKVEKLISHREIVRQIEEIEEKLTIAASQIGSLGLIENITRLNNTSRGRLETTSFVDEVEIHGRDMDEKALLEMLMLDFGPLEVISVVGMGGLGKTTLAQLAFNNEEVKNHFPKKIWVSVSEPFDLLNIASAIIENLLKDYDHQSPIITEEKDEEMSSSSSNVAPKFQTLQAALNWITSRLGRTRFLLVLDDVWNEEYSKWEPLEISLKKLERVGSRVLVTTRKESVARLMGTKFSQIIKLKELSQKECQLIFERHAFKDRRSEEIEELRDIGAQIVSKCKGLPLAAKTLGGLMRFKGSRQEWEDVLCSHLWELNVREVEQYLFGPLLLSYIDLSSLEKRCLLHCAIYPKDHFIDKTQLIQLWMSEGYLNSEEEGSNVFQNLSMRSFFQDFQEVEEDVFDDGNVVCKMHDILHDFIQYLTKREYEIVEAFIINLDGNQRRRLRRFELGDQRIRHLTITLESEAQFPNLKLSSDNKKFLHTFLILRQGKSSAVCVDSSVFLSLKHLRSLNLSNCGLKSLPENIGSLIHLRYLEVTNNPLVKLPDTICDLCNLQTFRLEHGCPSLLELPEGIGKLVNLRFLYLGGCSRYDFKGLPKGLSKLTSLRILDWFQNPKNSTKYLTLRELTTMANSNNLKINLMALRSHDAAAAASDEGHNKMDLTTLGSIYELVIYPNMMTNDPHDVGLFEFIKPHPKLKVLILRKCSRIQTFSPKWLKSLTLLREIEFYRCYSLETLTPAIGKLPSLETLHFWGLHIKNMGPEILGIAEEQVTPLYPRLKVLKFTSAENWLEWKTDAPCCDVTIMPCLQSLHFSYCKRLQVLPGFLHNVPLQFIYITEAEILEKHCRVRDKNEWPKISHTKNILLNDIHVQKDGCYFGD, from the coding sequence ATGGCCGCTGCTGCTGTGATTTCCGTGGTGGTTCAGCTGTTGGGTTCTCTTCCTCTAGAAATGATAATCAAAGAAGTAAGCTTGCTTAACAATGTCCAAACCCGAGTTGAAAATTCCAAGAGAAAACTAAGGTCCATTAAAGCTGTACTCCAAGACGCCGATAACAGAAGATGGAGTACTAACAGTAGTCAAAGTGTCAAACTTTGGCTCGAGATGCTTGAAGATGACTCTCAAGAGATTCTTAACGTGCTCGATAGATGGAACACTCTAATTCTCAGATCCCAAATCGAGAAAGATATCGAATTGTTGGAATTTGGAAAGCAGAGCAGCAAGGTCAGTCGATtcatcttttcttcttcttcttcttgcttTTGTTATTTCCCTAAAGTTGAAAAACTGATTTCACACCGTGAGATTGTTCGTCAAATTGAGGAAATTGAAGAGAAATTAACTATTGCTGCTAGTCAAATTGGTTCATTAGGTCTAATAGAGAACATAACAAGACTCAATAATACTAGTCGTGGGAGATTAGAGACTACTTCCTTTGTTGATGAGGTTGAAATTCATGGTCGAGATATGGATGAGAAGGCCTTATTAGAAATGTTAATGTTAGATTTTGGACCACTAGAGGTGATTTCTGTGGTGGGTATGGGTGGACTTGGCAAGACTACTCTTGCTCAATTAGCATTTAATAATGAGGAAGTTAAGAATCACTTTCCCAAGAAAATTTGGGTAAGTGTTTCTGAGCCATTTGATCTACTCAACATTGCATCAGCAATTATTGAAAACCTTCTTAAAGATTATGATCATCAGTCTCCAATAATAACTGAGGAGAAAGATGAGGAAatgagtagtagtagtagtaatgTGGCCCCGAAATTTCAAACCTTACAAGCAGCGCTTAATTGGATCACTAGTCGTCTAGGTAGAACTCGATTTCTTCTAGTGCTAGACGATGTATGGAATGAAGAGTATAGTAAATGGGAGCCATTAGAGATAAGTTTGAAGAAGTTAGAACGAGTTGGGAGTCGAGTACTTGTTACCACGCGAAAGGAGAGTGTAGCGCGTTTGATGGGAACCAAATTTTCCCAAATTATTAAGTTGAAAGAGTTGAGCCAGAAAGAGTGTCAATTGATATTTGAAAGACATGCCTTTAAGGATAGAAGAAGTGAAGAAATCGAAGAATTGAGGGATATAGGTGCTCAAATTGTGAGCAAGTGTAAAGGGTTACCTCTTGCAGCAAAGACTTTGGGTGGTCTTATGCGTTTCAAGGGAAGTAGACAAGAATGGGAGGATGTTTTGTGTAGTCATTTGTGGGAGTTAAATGTTCGTGAAGTTGAGCAATATCTCTTTGGTCCATTGCTATTAAGTTATATTGACTTATCTTCTTTAGAAAAACGTTGTTTGTTACATTGTGCCATATATCCAAAAGATCATTTCATTGATAAGACACAACTGATTCAATTGTGGATGTCAGAAGGGTATCTAAATTCAGAAGAAGAAGGTTCGAATGTCTTTCAGAATTTAAGTATGCGATCTTTTTTTCAAGATTTTCAAGAGGTAGAAGAAGATGTATTCGATGATGGTAATGTGGTTTGTAAGATGCATGACATATTACATGACTTTATTCAATATTTGACAAAAAGAGAGTATGAGATTGTAGAAGCTTTTATCATTAATTTAGATGGTAATCAGAGGAGGAGGCTCAGGAGATTCGAACTTGGTGATCAAAGAATCCGACATTTGACCATAACATTAGAATCTGAAGCTCAATTTCCTAATTTGAAATTGAGTAGTGACAATAAAAAGTTTTTGCACACCTTTCTTATTTTAAGGCAGGGAAAGAGCAGTGCTGTATGTGTTGATAGCTCTGTGTTTTTGAGTTTAAAACATCTTCGCAGTTTAAACTTGTCGAATTGTGGGCTCAAGAGTTTGCCAGAGAATATTGGGAGCTTGATACATTTGAGATATCTTGAGGTTACAAACAATCCTTTGGTGAAATTACCAGACACAATTTGTGACTTGTGCAACTTGCAAACATTTAGATTGGAGCATGGCTGTCCATCACTGCTAGAGCTACCCGAAGGCATTGGGAAGTTAGTGAACTTAAGGTTTTTGTATCTTGGAGGCTGCAGCCGTTACGATTTCAAAGGATTACCAAAAGGTCTTTCGAAGCTTACTTCGCTGAGAATTTTAGATTGGTTTCAGAATCCCAAAAACAGCACAAAGTACTTAACTCTCAGAGAGTTGACGACAATGGCGAATTCGAACAATCTCAAAATTAATCTGATGGCTCTTCGTTCGCATgatgctgctgctgctgcttctgATGAGGGTCATAACAAGATGGATCTAACCACTTTGGGAAGCATTTATGAACTTGTCATATACCCAAACATGATGACAAATGATCCCCATGATGTTGGATTATTTGAGTTTATCAAACCTCATCCAAAGTTGAAAGTTTTAATACTAAGAAAATGTAGCAGAATCCAAACATTCTCTCCAAAATGGTTAAAGTCCTTAACTTTATTGCGTGAGATTGAATTCTATCGTTGCTATTCCTTAGAGACATTAACTCCAGCTATTGGAAAACTACCTTCTCTAGAGACACTCCATTTCTGGGGCTTACACATCAAAAACATGGGGCCTGAAATTCTGGGGATAGCAGAAGAACAAGTTACTCCTCTATACCCCAGGCTTAAAGTGCTCAAATTTACAAGCGCGGAAAATTGGTTGGAGTGGAAAACAGATGCACCTTGTTGCGATGTAACGATCATGCCTTGTCTCCAATCCTTACATTTTAGCTATTGCAAAAGACTTCAAGTACTACCTGGCTTCCTTCATAACGTGCCTTTACAGTTTATTTACATAACAGAAGCAGAAATTCTTGAGAAGCATTGTCGAGTTAGGGACAAGAATGAGTGGCCCAAAATTTCTCACACCAAAAATATCCTCCTCAATGACATCCATGTACAAAAGGATGGTTGTTACTTTGGAGATTGA
- the LOC115717317 gene encoding uncharacterized protein LOC115717317 has product MDEKNGEVVEPESATTQPPNNEHKFKRRMVVLGIIIAMIACLLLFIGLIFGLVILRAKAPILTLNKKNFNLQSFNSSSSSTSFDITFATQIRVRNPNFGPYRFENTTATFTNRGATVGHVIIPKAKVKGITTKKIDVIVSLSSSQLPNNADRTKELTAGSLTLVARATMSGKLKVMGLVKRKRVSNLNCNLVIDINKKKIKSLKCKIPFRDRRYRSHV; this is encoded by the coding sequence ATGGATGAGAAAAATGGAGAGGTGGTCGAGCCAGAATCAGCTACAACGCAACCACCCAACAATGAGCAcaaattcaagagaagaatgGTGGTATTGGGCATCATTATCGCCATGATTGCGTGTTTACTACTATTCATTGGTTTGATTTTCGGGCTCGTAATTCTTAGAGCCAAGGCTCCTATTCTAACCCTAAACAAAAAGAATTTTAATCTTCAAAGTTTCaattcttcctcttcttctactTCTTTCGATATAACCTTTGCAACTCAAATAAGAGTTCGTAACCCTAATTTCGGGCCCTATAGATTCGAAAACACCACCGCCACCTTCACCAACCGCGGGGCCACCGTGGGACATGTTATCATTCCCAAGGCTAAGGTTAAAGGTATAACAACCAAAAAGATTGATGTGATTGTGAGTTTGAGTTCGTCTCAATTGCCAAATAATGCTGATCGTACTAAAGAGTTGACCGCAGGGTCGTTGACTTTAGTTGCTAGGGCAACAATGAGTGGGAAACTTAAAGTTATGGGATTGGTGAAGAGGAAGAGAGTGAGTAATTTGAATTGCAATCTTGTTATTGATATCAATAAAAAGAAGATCAAATCTTTAAAATGTAAAATCCCATTTAGAGATAGGAGATATAGGTCCCATGTCTAG
- the LOC115718108 gene encoding late embryogenesis abundant protein At1g64065 gives MGENKDQEYPLAKSNGSDQESGDLSAKELKRQKMNKIAKYVAVFLICVLITFIVLVFTLVKSPRVILLGNAHLQTLKTTTNTSSFDKSFSTQIRIKNTNFGPYKFEATTLNFTHSGATVAQVVIPKGKAKTMSTKTINNVIVRLSSTQLPNNVDQDSDELTLGILTLSSSTRMSGKVEVMSIMKKKKSIMVNCAITIDVALNKNVQSLQCSSKKSRKPMVLKPKKIKPKSQPKKNTITKKA, from the coding sequence ATGGGTGAGAACAAAGATCAAGAATACCCTTTGGCCAAATCTAATGGAAGTGATCAAGAGTCGGGAGATTTATCAGCTAAGGAGCTCAAACGCCAGAAGATGAACAAGATAGCCAAATATGTGGCTGTTTTTCTAATTTGTGTACTCATTACATTTATAGTTTTGGTATTTACTCTTGTTAAGTCTCCACGGGTCATTTTATTAGGCAATGCTCATCTTCAAACATTGAAAACAACTACTAATACTTCTTCTTTCGATAAGAGTTTCTCAACCCAAATTAGGATCAAGAACACCAATTTCGGGCCCTACAAGTTCGAAGCCACCACCCTCAACTTCACCCACAGTGGAGCCACCGTAGCACAAGTTGTCATTcctaagggcaaggccaaaacCATGTCCACCAAAACTATTAATAATGTCATTGTTAGGTTGAGTTCGACTCAACTGCCAAATAATGTTGACCAAGATAGCGATGAGTTGACTCTTGGAATATTGACTTTGAGTAGTTCCACGAGAATGAGCGGGAAAGTGGAAGTGATGTCGATcatgaagaaaaagaagtcCATCATGGTCAACTGCGCTATTACTATTGATGTCGCTCTTAATAAGAATGTTCAGAGTTTGCAATGTTCGAGCAAGAAATCGAGAAAACCAATGGTACTTAAACCCAAGAAAATTAAACCAAAGTCCCAGCCGAAAAAGAATACAATAACAAAAAAAGCTTGA
- the LOC115718109 gene encoding late embryogenesis abundant protein At1g64065-like produces MGENKDEEYPLAKTNGGDQESGDLSTKELKRQKMKKIAKYVVAFLICVLITFIVLVFTLVKSPRVILLTNAHLQTLKTTTNTSSFDKSFSTQIRIKNTNFGPYKFEVTTFNFTYGGATVAQVVIPKGKAKTMSTKTINNVIVRLSSTQLPNNVDQDSDELTLGILTLSSSMRMSGKVEVMSIMKKKKSIMVNCAITIDVALNKNVQSLQCSSKKSRKPMVLKPKKIKPKSQPKNKTITKKP; encoded by the coding sequence ATGGGTGAGAACAAGGATGAAGAATACCCTTTGGCCAAAACTAATGGAGGGGATCAAGAATCGGGAGATTTATCAACTAAGGAACTCAAACGCCAGAAGATGAAAAAAATAGCCAAATATGTGGTTGCTTTTCTTATTTGTGTGCTCATTACATTTATAGTTTTGGTATTTACTCTTGTTAAGTCTCCACGGGTCATTTTATTGACCAATGCTCATCTCCAAACATTGAAAACAACTACTAATACTTCTTCTTTCGATAAGAGCTTCTCAACCCAAATTAGGATCAAGAACACCAATTTCGGGCCCTACAAGTTCGAAGTCACCACCTTCAACTTCACCTACGGTGGAGCCACCGTAGCACAAGTTGTCATTcctaagggcaaggccaaaacCATGTCCACCAAAACTATTAATAATGTCATTGTTAGGTTGAGTTCGACTCAACTGCCAAATAATGTTGACCAAGACAGCGATGAGTTGACTCTTGGAATATTGACTTTGAGTAGTTCCATGAGAATGAGTGGGAAAGTTGAAGTGATGTCGATcatgaagaaaaagaagtcCATCATGGTCAACTGCGCTATTACTATTGATGTCGCTCTTAATAAGAACGTCCAGAGTTTGCAATGTTCGAGCAAGAAATCGAGAAAACCAATGGTACTTAAACCCAAGAAAATTAAACCAAAGTCTCAGccaaaaaacaaaacaataacaaaaaaacCTTGA
- the LOC115718110 gene encoding late embryogenesis abundant protein At1g64065-like, with protein MAENKDQELAKANGYNKIDQELGDLSLAEELKKKKMTKIAKYIVAAFLICVVIVIMVLALTIMKVKSPQVMILENAHIQTLTTTNSSFDKSFSTQIRIKNTNFGLYKFESTTLNFIYDGAILGQVVIPKGKVGKMSTKTINDVIVRLSSAQLPKNTTGSLLSLNSSGRMSGKVKILTMKRKKSIIINCSITIDVALKNIQNLQCWSKRPKRKPMAPKPKKTTQKKPKQIKKTTKRV; from the coding sequence ATGGCTGAGAACAAGGATCAAGAATTGGCCAAAGCTAATGGATACAACAAAATTGATCAAGAATTGGGGGATTTATCATTAGCTGAAGAGctcaaaaagaagaaaatgaCCAAAATAGCCAAATATATTGTGGCTGCTTTTCTAATTTGTGTGGTTATTGTTATTATGGTCTTGGCACTAACTATCATGAAAGTTAAGTCTCCACAAGTGATGATATTAGAGAATGCTCATATCCAAACATTGACCACTACTAATTCTTCTTTTGATAAGAGCTTCTCAACCCAAATTAGGATTAAGAACACCAATTTTGGGCTCTACAAGTTCGAATCCACCACCCTCAACTTCATCTACGACGGAGCCATCCTAGGGCAAGTTGTCATTCCTAAGGGTAAAGTTGGAAAGATGTCCACCAAAACTATTAATGATGTGATTGTTAGGTTGAGTTCGGCCCAATTACCAAAAAACACTACTGGGAGTTTGTTGAGTCTGAATAGCTCGGGTAGGATGAGTGGGAAAGTGAAGATTTTAACCATGAAGAGAAAGAAATCGATCATTATCAATTGTAGTATTACTATTGATGTCGCTCTTAAGAACATTCAGAATTTGCAATGTTGGAGTAAGAGGCCGAAGAGAAAGCCAATGGCGCCTAAACCCAAGAAAACAACACAAAAGAAGCCTAAGCaaataaagaaaacaacaaaaagagTATGA